The Neisseria sicca genome includes a window with the following:
- a CDS encoding LemA family protein translates to MGIISLIFIAVILGFLLINFKQKLSRCKKDYQESFVALRIALACRHQAVRHVLDASKIYLGREGGDMDKGLLSACGDAEAVLSQASKSFSPESLSRLCNAEAELNKLLRSLQEALEKNLKQRPDEGLKSQLEMLDAAENDVVSTRRAYNRSAERYNRILRKSMSGIIAKVLGYHVKASLIKFEDNNGPQMSKHLLARS, encoded by the coding sequence ATGGGAATCATTAGTCTTATTTTCATCGCCGTGATATTGGGCTTTCTGCTGATTAATTTCAAACAAAAGCTCAGCCGTTGTAAAAAAGATTACCAAGAATCTTTCGTTGCATTGCGTATCGCTTTGGCGTGTAGGCACCAGGCAGTCAGACATGTTTTAGATGCGTCAAAAATCTACTTGGGGCGCGAAGGTGGCGATATGGATAAAGGTTTGTTGTCCGCCTGTGGCGATGCAGAAGCGGTATTGAGCCAGGCATCCAAATCTTTTTCGCCGGAATCGCTCTCCCGCCTGTGCAATGCGGAAGCAGAATTAAACAAATTGCTCCGAAGCTTGCAAGAAGCTTTGGAAAAAAACTTAAAACAACGACCCGACGAAGGGTTGAAAAGCCAGCTTGAAATGCTGGATGCGGCTGAAAACGACGTTGTTTCCACGCGCCGTGCTTACAACCGTTCCGCAGAACGCTACAACCGCATACTGAGAAAGTCCATGAGCGGAATTATTGCGAAAGTATTGGGTTATCATGTCAAAGCAAGCCTGATTAAATTTGAAGACAACAATGGCCCTCAAATGAGCAAACATTTACTCGCACGCTCGTAA
- the lgt gene encoding prolipoprotein diacylglyceryl transferase, giving the protein MMIHPQFDPIAISIGPVAIRWYALSYIVGFMLFLWLGRRRIKQGNTAFTQEMLDDFLTWGVVGVILGGRLGYILFYKFSYYLEHPLDMIKVWEGGMSFHGGFLGVVIAMWLFSRKHKISTLKTMDFVAPLVPLGLASGRIGNFINGELWGRITDINAFWAMGFPQARAEDLNAAVRNPLWAEWMQQYHMLPRHPSQLYQFALEGICLFIVVWIFSKKPRPTGQVASLFLGGYGFFRFIAEYARQPDDYLGLLTLGLSMGQWLSVPMIVLGAIGFVWFGKKNRLN; this is encoded by the coding sequence ATGATGATACATCCGCAGTTTGACCCCATTGCAATCAGTATCGGACCAGTCGCCATCCGCTGGTATGCCCTCAGCTATATCGTCGGTTTTATGCTTTTCCTATGGCTGGGACGCCGCCGCATCAAGCAAGGCAACACCGCCTTTACCCAAGAAATGCTCGACGACTTCCTGACTTGGGGCGTTGTAGGCGTCATACTCGGCGGACGACTCGGCTATATCCTGTTTTACAAATTCTCATACTACCTCGAACATCCGCTTGACATGATCAAAGTCTGGGAAGGCGGCATGTCGTTCCACGGCGGCTTCTTGGGCGTCGTCATCGCCATGTGGCTGTTCAGCCGCAAACACAAAATCAGTACCTTGAAAACCATGGATTTTGTTGCGCCGCTCGTTCCGCTGGGCTTGGCTTCCGGTCGTATCGGCAACTTCATCAACGGCGAACTCTGGGGCCGTATTACCGACATCAACGCCTTTTGGGCAATGGGCTTCCCGCAAGCACGCGCAGAAGACCTCAATGCCGCCGTGCGCAACCCGCTTTGGGCAGAATGGATGCAGCAATACCACATGCTGCCGCGCCACCCTTCGCAACTCTACCAATTCGCGCTGGAAGGCATCTGCCTCTTCATCGTCGTATGGATTTTCTCCAAAAAACCGCGTCCGACCGGACAAGTCGCCTCCCTCTTCCTCGGCGGCTACGGCTTCTTCCGCTTCATCGCCGAATACGCCCGCCAGCCCGACGACTATCTCGGCCTGCTCACCTTGGGCTTGTCGATGGGACAATGGTTGAGCGTTCCGATGATTGTTTTGGGTGCGATCGGTTTTGTCTGGTTCGGTAAGAAAAACCGCCTGAACTGA
- the ppx gene encoding exopolyphosphatase, whose translation MTTTPTNVLASVDLGSNSFRLQVCENNNGQLKVIDSFKQMVRFAAGLDEHKNLSEESQERALDCLAKFGERLRGFRPEQVRVVATNTFRVAKNIAQFLPKAEAALGFPIEIIAGREEARLIYTGVVHTLPPNGDKMLVIDIGGGSTEFVIGSDLHPLATESLPLGCVTYSLRFFQNKITAKDFQAAISAARNEIQRISKMMKRTGWDFAIGTSGTAKSIRDLIAAEFPQEADITYKGMRHLADRIIEAGSVKKAKFESLKPERVEVFAGGLAVMMAAFEELELTKMTVTEAALRDGVFYDLIGRGLNEDMRDQTTAEFQNRYHVSLNQAKRVAETAQAFMDSLCHAKNVTVQDLAQWQQYLGWAGRLHEIGLDIAHTGYHKHSAYILENADMPGFSRKEQTILAQLVIGHRGDMKKMADIVGSSEMLWYAVLSLRLAALFCRARLPLDLPPQTQLRADETGKGFILRISQNWLEQHPLIAAALDYESAQWQKIDMPFNVQPQ comes from the coding sequence ATGACCACTACGCCTACCAACGTCCTGGCATCCGTCGATTTAGGTTCCAACAGCTTCCGCCTCCAAGTTTGCGAAAACAACAACGGACAACTAAAAGTCATTGATTCCTTCAAACAAATGGTGCGCTTTGCCGCCGGTTTGGACGAACATAAAAACCTCAGCGAAGAATCCCAAGAACGCGCCTTGGACTGTTTGGCAAAATTCGGCGAACGGCTGCGCGGGTTCAGACCCGAACAAGTGCGCGTCGTGGCGACCAATACCTTCCGCGTAGCAAAAAATATCGCCCAATTCCTACCTAAAGCCGAAGCCGCACTGGGCTTCCCCATCGAAATCATTGCCGGCCGTGAAGAAGCCCGTCTTATTTACACCGGCGTCGTTCACACCCTTCCGCCCAACGGCGACAAAATGCTCGTCATCGACATCGGCGGCGGCTCAACCGAATTTGTTATCGGCTCCGACCTGCACCCGCTCGCAACCGAGAGTCTGCCCTTAGGCTGCGTCACGTACAGCCTGCGTTTCTTCCAAAACAAAATCACCGCCAAAGATTTCCAAGCCGCCATCTCCGCCGCACGCAACGAAATCCAGCGCATCAGCAAAATGATGAAGCGCACAGGCTGGGATTTCGCCATCGGCACATCCGGCACCGCCAAATCCATCCGCGACCTCATCGCCGCCGAGTTTCCACAAGAAGCCGATATCACCTACAAAGGCATGCGCCATCTTGCCGACCGCATCATTGAAGCCGGTTCCGTCAAAAAAGCCAAATTCGAAAGCCTCAAACCCGAACGCGTGGAAGTGTTCGCTGGCGGACTGGCGGTCATGATGGCAGCGTTTGAAGAGCTCGAACTCACTAAAATGACCGTTACCGAAGCCGCCTTGCGCGACGGCGTGTTCTACGACCTGATCGGACGCGGTTTGAACGAAGACATGCGTGATCAGACGACCGCCGAGTTCCAAAACCGCTACCACGTCAGCCTCAACCAAGCCAAACGCGTCGCCGAAACCGCGCAAGCCTTTATGGACAGCCTGTGCCACGCCAAAAACGTAACCGTCCAAGACCTTGCCCAATGGCAACAATACCTCGGCTGGGCAGGCAGACTGCACGAAATCGGACTCGACATCGCCCACACCGGCTACCACAAACACTCCGCCTACATCCTCGAAAACGCCGATATGCCCGGATTCTCCCGTAAAGAGCAAACCATACTCGCGCAACTGGTCATCGGACACCGCGGCGACATGAAAAAAATGGCGGACATCGTCGGCAGCAGCGAAATGCTTTGGTACGCCGTCCTCTCCCTGCGCCTCGCCGCACTCTTCTGCCGCGCCCGCCTGCCTTTGGATTTGCCGCCGCAAACCCAACTGCGCGCCGACGAAACCGGCAAAGGCTTCATCCTGCGCATCAGCCAAAACTGGCTCGAACAACACCCCCTAATCGCCGCCGCGCTCGACTACGAAAGCGCGCAATGGCAGAAAATCGATATGCCTTTCAACGTGCAGCCTCAATAG
- a CDS encoding MFS transporter: MAKDNRIQMFPHEWRASTTLSGVYALRMLGMFLVLPVLSLYAASLPGAENNKTLVGLAMGIYGLTQALLQLPLGIASDKFGRKKTIYVGLIVFAAGSFLAAAANSLPMLVAARAIQGAGAVSAAVTALLADLTRDGVRTRAMAMIGLSIGLTFSVSLVVAPMIADIIGVPGLFMLTGILTVISIGVVAWMTPDPEVSKLHEDTQAQPSRMGEVLRDRQLLNLDFGIFALHAAQMALFTALPFAMTQLGLEKIQHWKVYLPSTITGLVIMIPLIIIGETRNKLKQVFILGIACIAAAQIGLLFGMHSIWLITAYLIVYFIGFNVLEASLPSMVSKIAPSDLKGTAMGVYNTMQSVGLFVGGASGGWLFQQYGFAGVFTFCSALMLLWLVIAVLAPAPKPVKNLSYPVSPAWQEKHDSLYQALSQVEGVESITFSADKQTIYIKALQKGFDQEAAENIITGV; the protein is encoded by the coding sequence ATGGCAAAAGACAACCGCATCCAAATGTTCCCGCACGAATGGCGTGCCAGCACCACCCTCTCCGGCGTTTACGCACTGCGTATGTTGGGGATGTTCTTGGTTCTCCCCGTTTTGTCCTTATACGCCGCCTCATTGCCCGGCGCGGAAAACAACAAAACCTTGGTCGGTCTGGCAATGGGCATCTACGGATTGACACAGGCTTTGCTGCAACTGCCTTTGGGCATCGCCTCTGATAAATTCGGACGCAAAAAAACCATTTATGTCGGACTGATTGTCTTTGCCGCCGGTAGTTTTCTCGCCGCCGCCGCCAACTCATTGCCCATGCTGGTTGCCGCGCGCGCCATTCAAGGGGCGGGCGCAGTCAGTGCCGCAGTTACCGCGCTGCTTGCCGACTTGACCCGAGACGGCGTGCGTACCCGCGCAATGGCGATGATAGGCTTAAGCATCGGCTTGACCTTTTCCGTCAGCCTTGTGGTTGCCCCAATGATTGCCGACATTATCGGCGTTCCCGGATTGTTTATGCTGACCGGTATCCTGACCGTCATCAGTATAGGCGTTGTCGCTTGGATGACCCCCGATCCCGAAGTATCCAAGCTGCACGAAGACACACAGGCGCAGCCCTCGCGCATGGGCGAAGTCCTTCGCGACCGCCAGCTTCTCAATCTCGATTTCGGCATTTTCGCGCTGCATGCCGCACAAATGGCGTTGTTCACCGCCCTGCCTTTTGCCATGACGCAGCTTGGTTTGGAAAAAATCCAGCATTGGAAAGTCTATCTGCCCTCGACCATTACAGGGCTGGTGATTATGATCCCCCTCATCATCATCGGCGAAACCCGCAATAAGCTCAAACAAGTCTTCATCCTCGGCATCGCCTGCATCGCCGCGGCGCAAATCGGCTTATTGTTCGGCATGCACTCGATTTGGCTGATTACCGCCTATCTGATTGTTTACTTTATCGGCTTCAACGTATTGGAAGCCAGCCTGCCGTCCATGGTGTCTAAGATTGCGCCATCCGATTTGAAAGGCACGGCAATGGGCGTTTACAATACCATGCAGTCCGTCGGGCTGTTTGTGGGCGGAGCAAGCGGCGGATGGCTGTTCCAACAATATGGCTTTGCAGGCGTTTTCACCTTTTGCAGCGCGTTGATGCTGCTATGGCTGGTCATCGCCGTACTCGCGCCCGCGCCCAAACCCGTCAAAAACCTCAGCTATCCCGTCAGCCCCGCATGGCAGGAAAAACACGATTCGCTCTACCAAGCATTGTCCCAAGTCGAAGGCGTCGAAAGCATTACCTTCAGCGCAGACAAACAAACCATTTACATCAAGGCGTTGCAAAAAGGATTTGACCAAGAGGCCGCCGAAAACATCATCACAGGAGTTTAA
- a CDS encoding metallophosphoesterase, with amino-acid sequence MFGTMFLIMIVLLQLFTFGLGRSLQWLFAPVVGKAGRRWLMGVSYFVTNGLLAGLLLELGHFMFRMMAFWMVLLLFVMYAALATFLLFLLLRKFVASRSLSRSLRLFAPLFVFGLIGFGLYNAYTPVVRHQTIVIDKKMDKPLRIGVASDLHLGILFGARQLDKLVDIMNREKVDLILLPGDLMDDNVDAYRKENMQPHLGRLKAPLGVYATLGNHDMFGDSARIRHDLEAAGITVLGNQVLQHDAFLLVGRNDDLDHDRPSVAQLLENHNTDQPVLLMDHRPTEVEAHATLPIDVQVSGHVHNGQIAPANLIVRTLYRLAYGYEEIGGRHFFVTSGYGFWGIPLRLGSQSEVWVIDVKGSNLLK; translated from the coding sequence ATGTTTGGCACGATGTTTCTGATTATGATTGTATTGCTCCAACTTTTCACGTTCGGGCTGGGGCGTTCGTTGCAATGGCTGTTCGCGCCGGTGGTCGGGAAGGCGGGCAGGCGTTGGCTGATGGGCGTGTCGTATTTCGTGACCAACGGCTTGCTGGCGGGGCTTTTGTTGGAGTTGGGACATTTTATGTTCCGCATGATGGCGTTTTGGATGGTGTTGCTGCTGTTTGTGATGTATGCGGCACTGGCGACGTTTCTCCTGTTTCTGCTGTTGCGCAAATTCGTGGCAAGCCGGTCGCTGTCGCGCAGCCTGCGGCTGTTTGCGCCTCTGTTTGTGTTCGGCTTGATCGGCTTTGGGCTGTACAACGCCTATACGCCCGTCGTCCGTCATCAGACCATCGTGATTGATAAGAAAATGGACAAACCGCTGCGCATCGGCGTGGCAAGCGACCTGCACTTGGGGATTTTGTTCGGCGCGCGGCAACTGGATAAGCTTGTCGACATCATGAACCGCGAAAAAGTCGATTTAATCCTGTTGCCGGGCGATTTGATGGACGACAACGTCGATGCCTACCGCAAAGAGAATATGCAGCCGCATCTAGGTCGTCTGAAAGCGCCGCTGGGCGTTTACGCGACTTTGGGCAATCACGATATGTTCGGCGACAGCGCGCGCATCCGTCATGACCTCGAAGCGGCAGGCATTACCGTACTCGGCAATCAAGTGTTGCAACACGATGCGTTCCTGCTCGTCGGCCGCAATGATGATTTGGATCACGACCGTCCGTCTGTCGCGCAGTTGCTGGAAAACCACAATACCGACCAGCCTGTTTTACTAATGGACCACCGCCCGACCGAAGTCGAGGCGCACGCCACGCTGCCTATTGACGTTCAAGTTTCCGGCCATGTCCACAACGGTCAAATCGCGCCGGCAAACCTGATTGTGCGTACTTTATACCGTCTTGCCTACGGCTACGAGGAAATCGGCGGAAGACACTTTTTTGTTACGTCCGGCTACGGTTTCTGGGGGATTCCGCTGCGCTTGGGTTCGCAGTCGGAAGTGTGGGTGATTGATGTGAAGGGAAGTAATTTATTGAAATGA
- a CDS encoding Dyp-type peroxidase, translated as MNHPQTAIIPDHAQAGIFIEADIRDGRYDDIKTTCRSSLEALEKLKTRFPEDILGMTIAFGSDAWKAFGHAEEGSEIKPFPVMGNGLAPSTQHDIYIHIQAYRQNAAYALAQSVFAAFGDSISIATEEHGLRLYEDRGLDGFVDGTENPQGDENVRDVAIIPEGRPDAGGSYVLLQKYLHDLKKWDAVPVAEQEASVGRSKEANEEFSKDVRLPDSHLGRVNLKENGVGLKIVRRSLPFGKISGEHGLMFTAYCHTLHNIEVQLLHMFGDADGKTDLLLKHLSTAVSGAYYYAPSVERLQNL; from the coding sequence ATGAACCACCCCCAAACCGCCATCATTCCCGACCACGCCCAAGCTGGCATATTTATCGAAGCCGACATTCGCGACGGACGCTACGACGACATCAAAACCACCTGCCGAAGCTCGCTTGAAGCCTTGGAGAAACTCAAAACCCGCTTTCCCGAAGATATTTTAGGCATGACCATCGCCTTCGGCAGCGACGCATGGAAAGCGTTCGGACACGCGGAAGAAGGCAGCGAAATCAAGCCTTTTCCCGTCATGGGCAACGGCCTTGCCCCTTCGACCCAACACGATATTTACATCCACATCCAAGCCTACCGCCAAAACGCCGCCTACGCGCTCGCCCAATCCGTCTTTGCCGCGTTCGGCGACAGCATCAGCATCGCCACCGAAGAACACGGTCTGCGCCTGTATGAAGACCGCGGACTGGACGGCTTTGTCGATGGCACTGAAAATCCGCAAGGCGATGAAAACGTCCGCGATGTCGCCATTATCCCCGAAGGCCGACCCGATGCCGGTGGCAGCTACGTCCTGCTGCAAAAATACCTGCACGACCTGAAAAAATGGGATGCCGTACCTGTTGCCGAACAAGAAGCCAGCGTCGGCCGCAGCAAAGAAGCCAACGAAGAATTCAGCAAAGACGTTCGCCTGCCTGATTCGCACTTAGGCCGCGTCAACCTGAAGGAAAACGGCGTGGGTCTGAAAATCGTCCGCCGCAGTCTGCCCTTCGGCAAAATCAGCGGCGAACACGGCCTGATGTTCACTGCCTACTGCCACACCCTGCACAACATCGAAGTACAGCTTTTGCACATGTTCGGCGATGCCGACGGCAAAACCGACCTTCTGCTCAAGCATCTTTCTACTGCTGTATCAGGCGCATATTACTACGCCCCTTCGGTCGAGCGTTTGCAAAATTTATAA
- a CDS encoding single-stranded DNA-binding protein, which produces MSLNKVILIGRLGRDPEVRYMPNGEAVCNFSVATSETWNDRNGQRVERTEWHNITMYRRLAEIAGQYLKKGSQVYLEGRIQSRKYQGKDGIERTAYDIIANEMKMLGGRNDNSGGAPYDDGGYNQGGYQQQAPQQQYQAAPQNQEPPAAPRRQAPAAPAAPVEDIDDDIPF; this is translated from the coding sequence ATGTCATTAAACAAAGTCATCCTTATCGGCCGTCTCGGTCGCGACCCCGAAGTCCGCTACATGCCCAACGGCGAAGCCGTCTGCAATTTCAGCGTCGCCACCAGCGAAACTTGGAACGACCGCAACGGTCAACGCGTAGAGCGTACCGAATGGCACAACATCACCATGTACCGCCGCCTCGCCGAAATCGCCGGACAATACCTGAAAAAAGGCAGCCAAGTGTATCTGGAAGGCCGCATCCAAAGCCGTAAATACCAAGGCAAAGACGGCATCGAACGTACCGCATATGACATCATCGCCAACGAAATGAAAATGCTCGGCGGCCGCAACGACAACAGCGGCGGCGCACCTTACGACGACGGCGGTTACAACCAAGGCGGCTACCAACAACAAGCGCCGCAACAACAATACCAAGCCGCCCCGCAAAACCAAGAGCCTCCCGCAGCCCCCCGCCGCCAAGCTCCCGCCGCACCGGCTGCTCCAGTTGAAGACATCGACGACGATATTCCCTTTTGA
- a CDS encoding pseudouridine synthase: MPESVDSTIPMGASSTDKGCGMLFQTTFDVKIRQFGFKSWQDGKAEETSGADLYRFQANPL, encoded by the coding sequence ATGCCCGAATCCGTTGATTCTACCATTCCGATGGGCGCATCCTCAACCGATAAGGGTTGCGGAATGTTGTTTCAGACGACCTTTGACGTTAAGATAAGGCAGTTTGGCTTTAAATCATGGCAAGACGGCAAAGCCGAAGAAACTAGCGGAGCCGATTTGTACCGATTCCAAGCGAATCCGCTATAA
- the argB gene encoding acetylglutamate kinase — MSESHSISAADKARILAEALPYIRHFSGSVIVIKYGGNAMTEPALKEGFARDVVLLKLVGIHPVIVHGGGPQINEMLEKIGKKGEFVQGMRVTDGETMDIVEMVLGGHVNKEIVSLINLHGGRAVGVTGRDNHFIKAKKLLVDTPEQAGVDIGQVGTVESIDVRLIEGLIERGCIPVVAPIGVGEKGEAFNINADLVAGKLAEELNAEKLLLMTNIAGVMDKEGNLLTNLTPSRINELIADGTLYGGMLPKISSAVEAASNGVKATHIIDGRLPNALLLEIFTDAGIGSMILGESS, encoded by the coding sequence ATGAGCGAATCCCACTCCATTTCCGCAGCCGACAAAGCGCGCATTTTAGCCGAAGCCCTGCCGTATATCCGCCATTTTTCCGGCTCCGTCATCGTCATCAAATACGGCGGCAACGCCATGACCGAGCCTGCTTTGAAAGAAGGCTTCGCCCGCGATGTCGTCTTGCTCAAATTGGTGGGCATCCACCCCGTCATCGTCCACGGCGGCGGACCGCAAATTAATGAAATGTTGGAAAAAATCGGTAAAAAAGGCGAATTCGTACAAGGCATGCGCGTGACCGACGGCGAAACGATGGACATCGTAGAAATGGTGTTGGGCGGTCATGTCAACAAAGAAATCGTCTCGCTGATTAATTTACACGGCGGACGCGCGGTCGGTGTCACCGGACGCGACAACCACTTCATCAAAGCGAAAAAACTGCTGGTCGATACGCCCGAGCAGGCAGGTGTGGACATCGGACAGGTCGGCACGGTCGAAAGCATAGACGTACGCCTGATTGAAGGCTTGATTGAACGCGGCTGTATCCCTGTTGTCGCCCCCATCGGTGTCGGCGAAAAAGGCGAAGCGTTTAACATCAACGCCGACTTGGTCGCAGGCAAACTGGCGGAAGAGTTAAACGCGGAAAAACTGCTGTTGATGACCAATATCGCCGGCGTGATGGACAAAGAAGGCAACCTCTTGACCAACCTTACGCCAAGCCGTATCAACGAATTAATCGCAGACGGCACGCTCTACGGCGGTATGTTGCCCAAAATCAGCTCTGCCGTCGAAGCGGCAAGCAACGGCGTTAAAGCGACACATATCATCGACGGCCGCCTGCCCAACGCGCTTTTACTGGAAATTTTCACCGATGCGGGCATAGGCTCGATGATTTTGGGCGAAAGTTCATAA
- a CDS encoding lytic transglycosylase domain-containing protein, with amino-acid sequence MKTENLILTPESPSRRRFLLAGGALLLSPAAALAGAQREETLADDVASVMRSSINNVNPPRLVFADPNEGERWLAAMSSRLARYVPDAAERRRLLVNIQYESSRAGLNTQVILGLIEVESAFRQYAISGVGARGLMQVMPFWKNYIGKPSHNLFDIRTNLRYGCTILRHYNNIEKGNIVRALARFNGSLGSNKYPNAVLGAWRNRWQWG; translated from the coding sequence ATGAAAACGGAAAACCTTATCCTCACACCCGAATCCCCGTCCCGCCGCCGCTTTTTACTGGCAGGCGGCGCATTGCTGCTCAGCCCTGCCGCTGCGCTCGCCGGCGCGCAACGTGAAGAAACGCTTGCCGACGATGTCGCTTCGGTCATGCGCAGCTCTATCAACAATGTCAATCCGCCGCGTCTCGTGTTTGCCGATCCAAACGAAGGCGAACGCTGGCTGGCGGCGATGTCCTCCCGCCTTGCCCGCTACGTTCCCGATGCGGCAGAACGCCGCCGCCTGCTGGTCAACATCCAATACGAAAGCAGCCGCGCGGGCTTGAATACCCAAGTGATTTTGGGTTTGATCGAAGTCGAGAGCGCGTTCCGCCAATACGCCATCAGCGGCGTCGGCGCGCGCGGGCTGATGCAGGTCATGCCGTTTTGGAAAAACTATATCGGCAAACCTTCGCACAACCTGTTCGACATCCGCACCAACCTGCGCTACGGCTGCACCATCCTGCGCCATTACAACAATATCGAAAAAGGCAACATCGTCCGCGCTTTGGCGCGCTTCAACGGCAGCTTGGGCAGCAACAAATATCCCAACGCCGTCTTAGGCGCGTGGCGCAACCGTTGGCAGTGGGGTTGA
- a CDS encoding M14 family metallopeptidase: MIKISTQFDAGSVVVKDLTNPANIRLELRPDNASDFAQWFYFRLQGAAYQNCVMHFENAADSAYPEGWEGYQACASYDRQNWFRVPTEYENGVLTINHTPLSNSVYYAYFEPYSHEQHLNLLGDAQGSGLCRIDDLGSTVQGRDINLLTIGNQVESDMKIWIIARQHPGETMAEWFIEGLLGRLLDPQDPTARILLDRATFYIVPNMNPDGSVLGNLRTNAAGANLNREWETPTLEKSPEVFLVREKMLETGVDLFLDIHGDEALPFVFVAGTEGVPNYNPRIAALETQFKAALLSASPDFQDEYGYEKDAPGQANMTLATNWVGNHFDCLAYTLEMPFKDNANLPDDDFGWNGQRSLRLGEAMLSAVLNVVDDLR; this comes from the coding sequence ATGATTAAAATCAGCACTCAATTTGATGCCGGCTCCGTCGTCGTCAAAGACCTGACCAACCCCGCCAATATCCGCCTCGAGCTGCGTCCGGACAACGCTTCCGATTTCGCCCAATGGTTTTATTTCCGCCTGCAAGGTGCGGCGTATCAAAATTGCGTAATGCACTTTGAAAACGCGGCGGATTCGGCCTATCCCGAAGGCTGGGAAGGTTATCAGGCGTGCGCCTCTTACGACCGGCAAAATTGGTTCCGCGTCCCGACCGAATACGAAAACGGCGTGTTGACCATCAACCATACGCCCTTGTCCAACAGCGTTTACTACGCCTATTTCGAACCCTATTCCCACGAGCAGCATTTAAACCTCTTGGGTGACGCGCAAGGCAGCGGGCTTTGCCGCATCGACGACTTGGGCAGCACCGTGCAAGGCCGTGATATCAATCTGCTGACCATCGGCAACCAAGTCGAAAGCGACATGAAAATTTGGATTATCGCGCGCCAGCATCCGGGCGAAACGATGGCGGAATGGTTTATAGAAGGTCTGCTCGGCCGCCTGCTCGACCCGCAAGACCCGACCGCGCGCATCCTGCTCGACCGCGCCACTTTCTACATCGTGCCGAACATGAACCCCGACGGCTCGGTCTTGGGCAACCTGCGCACCAATGCCGCCGGCGCGAACCTCAACCGCGAATGGGAAACCCCGACTTTGGAAAAAAGCCCGGAAGTATTCCTCGTGCGCGAAAAAATGCTGGAAACCGGCGTGGATTTGTTCTTGGACATTCATGGCGACGAAGCCTTGCCGTTTGTCTTTGTCGCCGGTACGGAAGGCGTGCCGAACTACAATCCGCGCATCGCCGCGCTGGAAACGCAGTTCAAAGCCGCCCTGCTCTCCGCCAGCCCCGACTTCCAAGACGAATACGGCTATGAAAAAGACGCACCCGGTCAGGCAAACATGACGCTCGCGACCAACTGGGTGGGCAACCATTTCGACTGCCTCGCCTATACGCTGGAAATGCCGTTTAAAGACAACGCCAACCTGCCCGACGACGACTTCGGCTGGAACGGTCAACGCTCCCTGCGCTTGGGCGAAGCCATGTTGTCGGCTGTCTTGAACGTTGTCGATGATTTACGATAA